The following are from one region of the Phormidium sp. PBR-2020 genome:
- the cmr4 gene encoding type III-B CRISPR module RAMP protein Cmr4: MKPNYTYLFLLSPLHTGGTTQEGNLLGIAREAHTDFPYIPSSSIRGRLRASIHQSKDLQSQLFGTDLNDTQDLTQGSIWIGDGALLWVPISSLSHGVIWISCPTLLRRWAKFQGNLQASLPKPYSTNLSTQKSIYLKDAILKPGSLQEFPNWNDFLPKDPATTGINRVIVLPDNHYKTLVQMGLWRQVKVKLDQSKTVDGGFRYEEAIPPDTLMYYTWGLTSQASRDDAAQDEFLQLLHQRDIMQIGGQESLGRGFVQQWC; the protein is encoded by the coding sequence ATGAAACCCAACTATACCTATCTCTTTCTCCTCTCCCCCTTACACACCGGCGGAACCACCCAAGAAGGCAATCTATTAGGCATCGCCCGAGAAGCCCACACCGACTTTCCCTATATTCCCTCAAGTAGCATTCGCGGTCGTTTACGAGCCTCCATCCACCAGTCCAAAGACCTGCAATCTCAGCTTTTCGGCACCGACCTCAACGACACCCAAGACCTCACCCAAGGCAGCATTTGGATTGGCGATGGCGCCTTACTCTGGGTTCCCATTTCCTCCCTCAGCCATGGCGTCATTTGGATCAGTTGCCCCACCCTTCTGCGGCGTTGGGCCAAGTTTCAAGGCAACTTACAAGCCTCCCTCCCCAAACCCTACAGCACCAATTTATCGACTCAAAAATCCATTTATCTCAAAGATGCCATCCTCAAACCCGGCAGTCTTCAAGAGTTCCCCAACTGGAATGACTTTCTCCCCAAAGACCCTGCCACCACTGGCATCAATCGCGTCATTGTCCTTCCCGACAACCACTATAAAACCCTCGTACAAATGGGCTTATGGCGGCAAGTCAAAGTCAAACTCGACCAATCCAAAACCGTCGATGGCGGCTTCCGCTACGAAGAAGCCATCCCCCCCGATACCCTCATGTACTACACCTGGGGACTCACCAGTCAAGCCAGTCGCGACGATGCCGCCCAGGATGAATTTTTGCAACTTCTCCACCAACGTGACATCATGCAGATTGGGGGACAAGAAAGTCTAGGCCGAGGATTTGTTCAACAATGGTGTTAA
- a CDS encoding type III-B CRISPR module RAMP protein Cmr6 has translation MTPDPFARPPEPQRPRRPQQPQQPQRPQQPRQPQRARSGNQPSPNRSQQMPSQQTTPPVPWLYDEQQITPDPSASFIEYLRWMRSPDHDQKDPTKVQLLQLAEDNADYRQRLEQLNKRTKLLAERGQQGKTFQVKSSWRIRVGGHRGPESILLPAFDSLGMPYLPSSTLRGVARNQAVRDLMQQQQLNWKQANKAVAPWFGDLDAPNKADQAGKVVFLDAYPLPKHMGLSVDMANNIWSWDGGNLKYSPNPNPFLSLKEPTFLIGLRLASTCQDLKVLEKVKAWLIKGLQSGIGAQVNSGYGELLTAGTSHKDDEFLRLPFALQGQLIHGRQTFTRWNWNNNKNQWQTRGNPDAEVRPIALKSMLRYWFRVFAGGVLSATAIQTLEGQLFGAINPQQQWGWVRFHIRDGRVVQREPKPNRQGQRDACGEQEGTLILSASLNLEETVRQPVERLMKNLTWMMFHLGGVGQGARRPCYSRKTRERAPWYRGATLIPESKEAFWELPDTPQDFQRRFQQRLQDFYDALRQLTTDSVNPRQLRRNPAPQRSYWSEFADANCRIIACSGESDYDKPYALAVLHDRDLKVKDYRNQWDYDGDLCGKVRRGVTPSPVWIADLANYQVATIFGATCKPRSTYIEQLRQKTQGAQFVQVFPFQ, from the coding sequence ATGACCCCAGACCCCTTTGCCAGACCCCCAGAACCTCAACGACCCCGACGACCCCAACAACCGCAACAACCCCAACGACCCCAACAACCGCGACAACCGCAACGAGCTAGATCAGGCAATCAACCATCCCCAAATAGGTCTCAGCAAATGCCATCTCAGCAAACGACCCCCCCCGTTCCCTGGCTTTACGACGAGCAACAAATCACCCCAGATCCCAGCGCCAGTTTCATCGAATACCTGCGTTGGATGCGCTCCCCCGACCATGACCAGAAAGACCCCACCAAAGTCCAACTTCTGCAATTAGCCGAAGACAACGCCGACTACCGCCAACGGTTAGAACAACTCAATAAACGCACCAAACTCCTTGCCGAACGAGGTCAACAAGGAAAAACCTTTCAAGTTAAGAGTTCCTGGCGTATTCGTGTCGGCGGACATCGCGGGCCCGAGAGTATTCTCCTACCCGCCTTTGACAGTTTGGGAATGCCCTATCTTCCCTCCTCCACCCTGCGAGGCGTTGCCAGAAACCAAGCCGTTCGCGACCTCATGCAGCAACAGCAGCTTAATTGGAAACAGGCCAATAAAGCCGTTGCCCCCTGGTTCGGGGACTTAGACGCACCCAACAAAGCCGACCAAGCCGGAAAAGTCGTCTTTCTCGATGCCTATCCCCTCCCCAAACACATGGGTTTATCCGTGGACATGGCCAACAACATCTGGAGTTGGGACGGGGGAAACCTCAAGTACAGTCCGAACCCCAATCCCTTCCTATCCCTCAAAGAACCCACCTTTCTCATCGGCCTCCGCCTGGCCAGTACCTGTCAAGACCTGAAAGTCTTAGAAAAAGTCAAAGCTTGGCTCATCAAAGGTCTACAGTCAGGGATTGGCGCCCAAGTCAACAGCGGCTATGGAGAACTACTGACCGCCGGAACCTCCCACAAGGACGATGAATTCCTCCGGCTTCCCTTTGCCCTGCAAGGTCAACTGATTCACGGACGACAGACATTTACCCGTTGGAATTGGAATAACAACAAAAACCAATGGCAAACGCGGGGTAACCCCGATGCTGAAGTGCGTCCCATCGCCCTCAAATCCATGTTGCGCTATTGGTTCCGCGTCTTTGCGGGGGGGGTCTTATCCGCAACAGCCATCCAAACCCTAGAAGGGCAGTTATTTGGCGCCATCAATCCCCAGCAACAATGGGGCTGGGTCCGCTTTCACATCCGTGACGGGCGCGTTGTCCAACGGGAACCTAAGCCCAACCGACAAGGCCAACGGGATGCTTGTGGTGAACAGGAGGGAACCCTAATTCTCTCAGCCTCCTTAAACTTAGAAGAGACAGTCCGTCAGCCCGTCGAGAGGTTAATGAAGAACCTAACCTGGATGATGTTCCACCTTGGCGGTGTAGGTCAAGGAGCGCGGCGACCTTGCTATTCTCGTAAAACTCGCGAACGAGCGCCCTGGTATCGGGGCGCCACCCTCATTCCCGAGAGTAAGGAGGCATTTTGGGAATTACCGGATACCCCCCAAGACTTTCAACGCCGCTTTCAGCAACGCTTACAGGACTTTTATGATGCCTTACGGCAATTAACAACAGACTCCGTCAATCCCCGTCAGTTGCGCCGCAATCCGGCCCCTCAACGCAGTTACTGGTCAGAGTTTGCTGATGCCAATTGTCGTATCATTGCCTGTTCTGGGGAGAGTGATTATGACAAACCCTATGCCTTAGCGGTGTTACATGATCGAGATTTAAAAGTCAAAGACTATCGTAATCAATGGGATTATGACGGAGATCTATGTGGCAAAGTGCGTCGAGGTGTGACTCCCTCCCCAGTGTGGATTGCTGATTTAGCGAATTATCAAGTTGCAACCATTTTTGGAGCAACCTGTAAACCCCGTTCCACCTATATAGAACAGTTACGTCAGAAGACTCAAGGCGCTCAATTTGTGCAAGTCTTCCCCTTTCAATAG
- a CDS encoding CHAT domain-containing protein, translated as MTKLVVLHLIGDLETRGFEVILEVGEVGSRPQLRVRGALPASAELGERVRSHWQDHYGAFTRSASSRIKPKLMGMGNAVDSCKTSAERLERGFQHWLTSQGFQAIDRRLREALSPQDEIRLAITSDSGVVRQLPWHLWEFYRRYGKTEVMFSPVTGMKPPSTPGQGPQRLRILAILGSDEGIDVAGDRRFLEELRGAEVTFLVAPTRQMMSDRLWEGPWDILFFAGHSETQGQRGCLYLNGEERLSLDELRYGLSKAIQRGLRLAIFNSCDGLGLTTALEDCAIPQMIVMREAVPDVVAQMFLKQFLGLFSQGVPFHLAVREARERLQGIEDRFPCASWLPVIVQHPDAIAPRWRLESKKFGDWRRWLVQGVQRVGMGWLVGGMAIATTIGGRGWLGGWLHQQGMMLYRVYRYDQAEDLWNLTLMVDPGRRATIYMLGYLHEQVGDDEMALRRYGEAGRRGLPQAYRRQAQMMLRRGEEIDFAVTLAEKGLSLLLLEDSRGQEEMRTTLAWALWQQGHRAEAYRHLDTVLGSSHQVPVAYCLYGAMLTEEGLEREAFPFWQSCLETTDVRHRDDGYWRNVARVSLDY; from the coding sequence CCTCAGTTGCGGGTGAGGGGAGCGTTACCGGCCAGTGCTGAGTTGGGGGAACGGGTGCGATCGCATTGGCAAGACCATTATGGGGCCTTCACTCGCTCTGCCTCTTCTCGCATTAAGCCTAAGTTGATGGGGATGGGGAATGCGGTGGACTCCTGTAAAACGTCGGCTGAACGGCTGGAACGGGGGTTTCAGCATTGGTTGACTTCCCAGGGGTTCCAGGCGATCGATCGCCGTCTGCGGGAGGCGTTGAGTCCCCAGGATGAGATTCGTTTGGCGATTACCAGTGATAGTGGGGTGGTGCGACAACTTCCTTGGCATTTGTGGGAGTTTTACCGCCGTTATGGCAAAACGGAGGTGATGTTTTCTCCGGTGACGGGGATGAAACCGCCCAGTACCCCTGGCCAGGGTCCGCAGAGGTTGCGGATTTTGGCGATTTTGGGCAGCGATGAGGGGATTGATGTGGCGGGCGATCGCCGCTTTTTGGAGGAGTTACGGGGGGCTGAGGTGACGTTTTTGGTGGCCCCGACTCGTCAGATGATGAGCGATCGCCTCTGGGAGGGACCCTGGGATATTCTCTTTTTTGCGGGCCATAGTGAGACGCAGGGCCAGCGGGGCTGTCTCTATCTCAATGGGGAGGAGCGGTTGAGCCTCGATGAGTTGCGCTATGGTCTGTCTAAGGCGATTCAACGGGGCTTGAGGTTGGCGATTTTTAATTCCTGTGATGGTTTGGGCTTAACCACGGCGTTAGAGGATTGTGCGATTCCTCAGATGATTGTCATGCGTGAGGCGGTCCCCGATGTGGTGGCCCAGATGTTTTTGAAACAGTTTCTGGGACTGTTTTCTCAGGGGGTTCCCTTCCATTTGGCGGTTCGGGAGGCCCGGGAACGGTTACAGGGGATTGAGGATCGCTTTCCCTGTGCCAGTTGGCTGCCGGTGATTGTGCAACATCCTGATGCGATCGCCCCTCGGTGGCGGCTGGAGTCGAAGAAGTTTGGGGACTGGCGGCGGTGGCTGGTTCAGGGCGTGCAGCGGGTTGGTATGGGTTGGCTGGTGGGGGGGATGGCGATCGCCACGACGATTGGGGGACGAGGCTGGCTAGGGGGCTGGCTGCATCAGCAGGGGATGATGTTATATAGAGTCTATCGCTATGACCAAGCCGAGGATCTCTGGAATCTGACCCTTATGGTGGACCCCGGACGACGGGCAACGATCTATATGTTGGGGTATCTTCATGAGCAGGTGGGAGATGATGAGATGGCGTTGCGGCGGTATGGGGAGGCGGGCCGGCGGGGACTTCCTCAGGCCTATCGTCGTCAGGCCCAGATGATGCTGCGGCGGGGGGAGGAGATTGATTTTGCGGTGACGTTGGCGGAAAAAGGCTTATCTCTCCTGTTGCTTGAGGATAGTCGAGGTCAAGAAGAGATGCGGACTACTCTGGCCTGGGCCTTATGGCAACAGGGACACCGAGCGGAGGCCTATCGGCATCTGGATACGGTGTTGGGGTCGTCTCATCAGGTTCCCGTCGCCTATTGTCTCTATGGGGCGATGTTGACGGAGGAGGGGTTAGAGAGGGAGGCGTTCCCCTTTTGGCAGTCCTGTCTGGAGACGACCGATGTGCGGCATCGGGATGATGGCTATTGGCGGAATGTGGCTCGGGTGAGTCTTGATTATTAA